The following proteins are encoded in a genomic region of Nocardioides renjunii:
- a CDS encoding cysteine desulfurase family protein gives MTHPLVYLDHAATTPMLPVAVEAMTRHLSGVGNASSLHASGRGARRVVEESRESIAGMVGARPGDVVFTSGGTESDNLALKGIFWARRAEDPRRTRILSTAIEHHAVLDPLHWLGQSDGADVELLPVTGEGILDLDALRDSVLRDPASVALISVMWANNEVGSLQPVEEVVALAAEHGIPVHTDAVQALGQVPVDFAASGVDALTFTGHKVGGPYGVGALVVRRDLEVSALVHGGGQERDIRSGTLDVPAIAGLAAAVEESVKAQHQHALRVAELRDDLVRRVVEVVPDAHLHGAPAGPLRLPGNAHLGFPGCEGDSMLMLLDARGIECSTGSACSAGVPQPSHVLLAMGCDDDQARHSLRFTLGHSSTPADVDALVEAIGPVVERARAARAR, from the coding sequence ATGACCCACCCGCTCGTCTACCTCGACCACGCCGCGACCACGCCCATGCTGCCGGTCGCCGTCGAGGCGATGACCCGCCACCTCAGCGGGGTCGGCAACGCGAGCTCACTGCACGCCTCGGGACGCGGCGCCCGCCGCGTCGTGGAGGAGTCGCGCGAGAGCATCGCCGGGATGGTCGGCGCCCGGCCGGGCGACGTCGTGTTCACCTCCGGCGGCACGGAGTCCGACAACCTCGCGCTCAAGGGCATCTTCTGGGCACGCCGCGCCGAGGACCCCCGCCGCACGCGGATCCTGTCGACGGCCATCGAGCACCATGCGGTCCTCGATCCGCTCCACTGGCTCGGCCAGAGCGACGGCGCCGACGTCGAGCTGCTGCCGGTGACGGGGGAGGGCATCCTCGACCTCGACGCCCTGCGCGACTCGGTCCTGCGCGACCCCGCCTCGGTGGCGCTCATCTCGGTCATGTGGGCCAACAACGAGGTCGGCTCGCTGCAGCCCGTCGAGGAGGTCGTGGCCCTCGCGGCCGAGCACGGGATCCCCGTCCACACCGACGCGGTGCAGGCCCTCGGCCAGGTGCCCGTCGACTTCGCCGCGTCCGGCGTCGACGCGCTGACCTTCACCGGCCACAAGGTCGGCGGCCCCTACGGCGTCGGCGCGCTCGTCGTACGCCGCGACCTCGAGGTCAGCGCCCTCGTGCACGGCGGCGGGCAGGAGCGCGACATCCGCAGCGGCACCCTCGACGTCCCGGCCATCGCCGGCCTGGCCGCCGCGGTCGAGGAGTCGGTGAAGGCCCAGCACCAGCACGCCCTCCGCGTCGCCGAGCTCCGCGACGACCTCGTGCGCCGCGTGGTCGAGGTCGTCCCCGACGCCCACCTCCACGGGGCGCCGGCCGGCCCGCTGCGCCTGCCCGGCAACGCCCACCTCGGCTTCCCCGGCTGCGAGGGCGACTCGATGCTGATGCTGCTCGACGCCCGCGGGATCGAGTGCTCGACCGGCTCCGCCTGCTCCGCCGGTGTGCCGCAGCCGTCGCACGTGCTGCTGGCGATGGGCTGCGACGACGACCAGGCCCGCCACTCGCTCCGCTTCACGCTCGGCCACTCGAGCACGCCCGCCGACGTCGACGCGCTGGTCGAGGCGATCGGCCCCGTCGTCGAGCGCGCCCGCGCCGCCCGGGCGCGATGA
- a CDS encoding nucleotidyltransferase domain-containing protein, which translates to MDIPVDDQPAAHWRPSDEDVAEEVAFRRLYGEWAALDPAGLAAFMAAYDAEWWVVGGWAIDAFTGRYRPHEDIDLVIWRRDLPLFREMVGERHHVWSVGSGALRPVDDTWPEPHAEAGQVWLRDHALAPWFLDCILAENADGLWVSRRDPDHVVPLAEVTWVAGDGIRYMRPEVVLHHKARLDRPKDRADLEVVWPLLGAAEQDWLRDAVRRSQADHPWLHGTMEG; encoded by the coding sequence GTGGACATCCCGGTCGACGACCAGCCGGCGGCGCACTGGCGGCCCTCGGACGAGGACGTGGCCGAGGAGGTCGCGTTCCGGCGCCTCTACGGCGAGTGGGCGGCGCTCGACCCGGCGGGACTCGCCGCGTTCATGGCGGCGTACGACGCCGAGTGGTGGGTCGTCGGGGGTTGGGCCATCGACGCGTTCACCGGTCGCTACCGGCCGCACGAGGACATCGACCTGGTGATCTGGCGGCGCGACCTCCCGCTGTTCCGCGAGATGGTGGGGGAGCGGCACCACGTCTGGAGCGTCGGCAGCGGCGCCCTCCGGCCCGTGGACGACACGTGGCCGGAGCCGCACGCCGAGGCCGGCCAGGTCTGGCTGCGCGACCACGCGCTCGCGCCGTGGTTCCTCGACTGCATCCTCGCCGAGAACGCCGACGGCCTGTGGGTCTCGCGGCGCGACCCCGACCACGTCGTACCCCTGGCGGAGGTGACTTGGGTGGCCGGCGACGGCATCCGCTACATGCGGCCGGAGGTGGTGCTGCACCACAAGGCCCGCCTGGACCGGCCCAAGGACCGCGCCGACCTCGAGGTGGTGTGGCCGTTGCTGGGCGCCGCCGAGCAGGACTGGCTGCGCGACGCCGTACGACGGTCGCAGGCGGACCACCCGTGGCTGCACGGGACGATGGAAGGCTGA
- the proB gene encoding glutamate 5-kinase, whose product MTTTDGSAARASLVAGARRIVVKVGSSSLTTAAGGIDPARVRRLVEVLAAVRGTGAEVVLVSSGAIAAGLAPLGLTTRPRGLAAQQAAASVGQGLLAHRYQEEFARHGIVTGQVLLTVDDVTRRVHYRNAHQTFAKLLELGVVPIVNENDTVATSEIRFGDNDRLAALVAHLVHADLLVLLSDVDGLYDGPPSREGSRLVPLVRSEEDLAAVTIGSAGSSGVGTGGMTTKVDAARIATGAGIDVVLTSADQAAAALSGVEVGTLFAATGKRRPTRLLWLAHATSGQGTLTLDAGAVRAVVERRASLLAAGITAVDGGFVAGDAVDLLGPDGALVARGLVNFDAEELPALLGRSTSELKVALGAAYEREVIHRDDLVLLER is encoded by the coding sequence GTGACGACGACTGACGGGTCCGCCGCCCGGGCCAGCCTCGTGGCCGGTGCCCGGCGCATCGTCGTGAAGGTGGGGTCGTCGTCCCTGACGACGGCCGCAGGCGGCATCGACCCGGCCCGCGTACGCCGTCTCGTCGAGGTGCTCGCGGCGGTGCGCGGCACCGGCGCCGAGGTCGTCCTGGTCTCCTCGGGAGCCATCGCCGCGGGGCTCGCGCCCCTCGGGCTCACCACCCGCCCGCGCGGGCTCGCCGCCCAGCAGGCGGCCGCGTCCGTCGGGCAGGGCCTGCTGGCCCACCGCTACCAGGAGGAGTTCGCCCGGCACGGCATCGTCACCGGCCAGGTGCTCCTCACCGTCGACGACGTGACGCGGCGCGTGCACTACCGCAACGCGCACCAGACGTTCGCCAAGCTCCTCGAGCTCGGCGTCGTCCCGATCGTCAACGAGAACGACACCGTCGCCACCTCCGAGATCCGTTTCGGCGACAACGACCGCCTGGCCGCGCTCGTGGCGCACCTGGTCCACGCCGACCTGCTCGTGCTGCTGTCCGACGTCGACGGCCTCTACGACGGGCCGCCGAGCCGCGAGGGGTCGCGGCTCGTCCCGCTCGTGCGCTCGGAGGAGGACCTGGCCGCGGTGACGATCGGGTCGGCCGGGTCCTCCGGCGTCGGCACCGGAGGCATGACGACGAAGGTCGACGCCGCGCGCATCGCGACCGGCGCGGGCATCGACGTCGTGCTCACCTCCGCCGACCAGGCGGCGGCAGCCCTGTCGGGGGTCGAGGTCGGCACGCTCTTCGCGGCCACCGGCAAGCGTCGTCCGACCCGCCTGCTGTGGCTCGCCCACGCCACGTCCGGCCAGGGCACGCTCACCCTCGACGCCGGCGCCGTGCGGGCGGTTGTGGAGCGTCGCGCCTCGCTGCTGGCGGCCGGCATCACCGCCGTCGACGGCGGGTTCGTCGCGGGCGACGCCGTGGACCTGCTCGGTCCCGACGGCGCGCTGGTCGCCCGCGGGCTCGTGAACTTCGACGCCGAGGAGCTCCCGGCGCTCCTCGGCCGCTCGACCAGCGAGCTGAAGGTCGCGCTCGGCGCGGCGTACGAGCGTGAGGTCATCCATCGCGACGACCTGGTGCTGCTCGAGCGCTGA
- the obgE gene encoding GTPase ObgE, producing the protein MAIPSFVDHVTLHLAAGRGGNGVASVHREKFKPLGGPDGGNGGQGGSIILEVDTSVTTLVDYHHNPKRRADNGGQGAGDHKNGGNGKDLVLAVPDGTVVKDRQGTVLADLVGHGTTLVVAQGGRGGLGNAALASSKRKAPGFALLGEPGDELDVRLELKVVADIGLVGFPSAGKSSLIAAISRARPKIADYPFTTLIPNLGVVTAGETTFTVADVPGLIEGAAEGRGLGHDFLRHIERCAALVHVVDTASIEPGRNPLDDLEIIEGELARYGGLEDRPRLVALNKVDVPDGQDIADMVVEELRSRGLQVFEVSAASGAGLRDLTFAMAEIVTASRADKPEVEPQRIVLRPPAVDGGADFEVLATDEGWRVRGTKPERWVRQTDFSNEEAVGFLADRLNRLGVELKLVEMGAQEGDTVLIGPDDNSVVFDFKPSIEAGAEMLGRRGEDERLREQRPARARRHDIDAAMETKAEEEARADVARRLDAERKKGPNRSSGSSGVGPMSYEIGSKDDPDWDGSDDD; encoded by the coding sequence ATGGCCATCCCCTCGTTCGTCGACCACGTCACGCTGCACCTCGCAGCCGGACGAGGTGGCAACGGTGTGGCCTCGGTGCACCGTGAGAAGTTCAAGCCGCTGGGCGGTCCCGACGGCGGCAACGGCGGCCAGGGCGGGTCGATCATCCTCGAGGTCGACACGAGCGTGACGACCCTCGTCGACTACCACCACAACCCCAAGCGTCGCGCCGACAACGGCGGCCAGGGCGCCGGCGACCACAAGAACGGCGGCAACGGCAAGGACCTGGTCCTGGCCGTGCCCGACGGCACCGTCGTCAAGGACCGCCAGGGCACCGTCCTCGCCGACCTCGTCGGCCACGGCACGACGCTGGTCGTCGCGCAGGGCGGTCGCGGCGGGCTCGGCAACGCGGCGCTCGCCTCCTCCAAGCGCAAGGCCCCCGGCTTCGCGCTCCTCGGCGAGCCCGGCGACGAGCTCGACGTACGCCTCGAGCTCAAGGTCGTCGCCGACATCGGCCTCGTGGGGTTCCCGAGCGCCGGCAAGTCCTCGCTCATCGCCGCGATCTCGCGGGCGCGGCCCAAGATCGCCGACTACCCCTTCACCACGCTCATCCCCAACCTCGGCGTGGTCACCGCCGGCGAGACGACCTTCACGGTCGCCGACGTGCCGGGCCTCATCGAGGGCGCCGCCGAGGGGCGCGGTCTCGGGCACGACTTCCTGCGGCACATCGAGCGCTGCGCGGCCCTGGTCCACGTCGTCGACACCGCGTCCATCGAGCCGGGCCGCAACCCGCTCGACGACCTGGAGATCATCGAGGGCGAGCTGGCCCGCTACGGCGGGCTCGAGGACCGGCCGCGGCTGGTCGCGCTCAACAAGGTCGACGTCCCCGACGGCCAGGACATCGCCGACATGGTCGTCGAGGAGCTCCGCAGCCGCGGGCTGCAGGTGTTCGAGGTCAGCGCGGCCTCCGGCGCCGGGCTGCGCGACCTCACCTTCGCCATGGCCGAGATCGTCACCGCGTCGCGGGCCGACAAGCCCGAGGTCGAGCCGCAGCGCATCGTGCTGAGGCCGCCGGCCGTCGACGGCGGCGCGGACTTCGAGGTCCTCGCGACCGACGAGGGCTGGCGGGTCCGCGGCACCAAGCCCGAGCGCTGGGTGCGCCAGACCGACTTCAGCAACGAGGAGGCCGTGGGCTTCCTCGCCGACCGGCTCAACCGGCTCGGCGTCGAGCTCAAGCTGGTCGAGATGGGCGCCCAGGAGGGCGACACGGTGCTCATCGGCCCCGATGACAACTCGGTCGTCTTCGACTTCAAGCCCAGCATCGAGGCCGGTGCCGAGATGCTCGGCCGCCGAGGCGAGGACGAGCGCCTGCGCGAGCAGCGCCCGGCCCGCGCCCGCCGCCACGACATCGACGCCGCGATGGAGACCAAGGCCGAGGAGGAGGCGCGCGCCGACGTCGCCCGCCGCCTCGACGCCGAGCGCAAGAAGGGCCCCAACCGCAGCTCCGGCAGCTCCGGGGTCGGCCCGATGTCCTACGAGATCGGCAGCAAGGACGACCCCGACTGGGACGGCAGTGACGACGACTGA
- the rpmA gene encoding 50S ribosomal protein L27, translating to MAHKKGAASTKNGRDSNAQRLGVKRFGGQAVLAGEIIVRQRGTHFHPGTGVGRGGDDTLFALQAGAVEFGTRRGRRVVNIVPGE from the coding sequence ATGGCTCACAAGAAGGGTGCCGCGAGCACCAAGAACGGCCGTGACTCCAACGCCCAGCGCCTCGGCGTGAAGCGCTTCGGCGGCCAGGCCGTCCTCGCCGGCGAGATCATCGTCCGCCAGCGCGGCACGCACTTCCACCCGGGCACGGGCGTGGGTCGCGGTGGCGACGACACCCTGTTCGCCCTGCAGGCCGGCGCCGTCGAGTTCGGCACCCGCCGCGGTCGCCGCGTGGTCAACATCGTCCCGGGCGAGTGA
- the rplU gene encoding 50S ribosomal protein L21 has product MYAIVRAGSKQQKVAVGDVIEIDAMGAQGDTLTLPVVMVVDGETVTATGLDKASVTVEVTGRTKGPKIIIQKYKNKTGYKKRQGHRQKYTQVKVTDISL; this is encoded by the coding sequence GTGTACGCGATCGTGCGCGCTGGCAGCAAGCAGCAGAAGGTTGCCGTGGGCGACGTCATCGAGATCGACGCGATGGGCGCCCAGGGTGACACCCTCACCCTGCCCGTGGTGATGGTCGTCGACGGCGAGACGGTCACCGCGACCGGTCTCGACAAGGCGAGCGTGACCGTCGAGGTCACCGGGCGCACCAAGGGCCCGAAGATCATCATCCAGAAGTACAAGAACAAGACCGGCTACAAGAAGCGCCAGGGTCACCGCCAGAAGTACACCCAGGTCAAGGTCACCGACATCTCCCTCTGA